The Aspergillus chevalieri M1 DNA, chromosome 5, nearly complete sequence genome includes a region encoding these proteins:
- a CDS encoding arsenic resistance protein (COG:P;~EggNog:ENOG410PIA4;~InterPro:IPR002657,IPR038770,IPR004706;~PFAM:PF01758;~TransMembrane:9 (o23-42i63-86o92-114i121-148o160-182i194-216o236-254i266-286o292-312i);~go_component: GO:0016020 - membrane [Evidence IEA];~go_component: GO:0016021 - integral component of membrane [Evidence IEA];~go_function: GO:0015103 - inorganic anion transmembrane transporter activity [Evidence IEA];~go_function: GO:0015297 - antiporter activity [Evidence IEA]) has product MAIGIILGNFVPSTGPALQKGKFVGVSVPIAVGLLVMMYPILCKVRYEGLHHVFKTRQIWIQIAFSIVVNWIIAPFFMLALAWAFLPDEPELRQGLILVGLARCIAMVLIWTGLAGGDGEYCAILVAVNSLLQMVLFAPMGVFFIQVISGDSIVFQYSTAAKSVAVFLGIPLGAAILTRFTLRWATSPRWYDEVFLKWASPWSLIGLLFTILVLFASQGRQVVHQIVSVIRVAAPLIVYFAVIFFLTLLVTYRLGFGYKLATTQSFTAASNNFELAIAVAVATFGADSNQALASTVGPLIEVPVLLGLVYAVKFVAQRLGWRD; this is encoded by the exons ATGGCAATAGGCATTATTTTGGGAAACTTCGTTCCCAGCACTGGGCCTGCGTTGCAAAAAGGGAAGTTTGTGGGCGTTTCAGTTCCTATTG CTGTTGGCCTGCTTGTCATGATGTACCCCATTCTCTGCAAAGTGCGCTATGAGGGCTTGCATCATGTTTTTAAAACCCGTCAGATATGGATCCAGATTGCATTCAGTATTGTTGTTAATTGGATTATTGCTCCATTTTTCATG TTGGCGCTAGCCTGGGCTTTCCTCCCAgacgaacctgagctacgtCAAGGGCTCATCCTGGTCGGACTAGCACGATGTATCGCCATG GTCTTAATCTGGACTGGCCTCGCAGGCGGCGACGGCGAATACTGCGCCATCCTTGTCGCCGTTAACTCCCTCCTCCAAATGGTCCTCTTCGCTCCCATGGGCGTCTTCTTCATACAAGTCATCAGTGGTGATAGCATAGTTTTCCAATATTCCACAGCCGCCAAAAGCGTCGCTGTATTTCTCGGCATTCCGCTGGGCGCAGCGATCCTCACGCGCTTCACTCTCCGCTGGGCGACAAGTCCCCGATGGTACGACGAGGTGTTTCTGAAATGGGCTAGTCCCTGGTCTCTCATTGGCCTTCTGTTCACGATCTTAGTGCTGTTTGCGTCGCAAGGCCGTCAGGTTGTTCATCAGATTGTCTCTGTGATCCGGGTGGCTGCGCCGCTGATTGTTTATTTTGCGgttattttctttttgacTTTGCTTGTGACATATAGGTTAGGATTTGGTTACAAGCTTGCGACGACGCAGAGCTTTACGGCTGCTAGTAATAATTTTGAGTTGGcgattgctgttgctgttgctacTTTTGGGGCGGACAGTAATCAGGCGCTTGCTTCGACTGTTGGGCCGCTTATTGAGGTTCCGGTTTTGTTGGGCCTTGTATATGCTGTTAAGTTTGTGGCGCAGAGGTTGGGTTGGAGGGATTAA
- a CDS encoding nucleobase cation symporter-1 family protein (COG:F,H;~EggNog:ENOG410PJYB;~InterPro:IPR038271,IPR012681,IPR001248;~PFAM:PF02133;~TransMembrane:10 (i68-90o96-115i127-149o169-187i194-216o236-255i275-295o389-414i434-457o477-500i);~go_component: GO:0016020 - membrane [Evidence IEA];~go_function: GO:0022857 - transmembrane transporter activity [Evidence IEA];~go_process: GO:0055085 - transmembrane transport [Evidence IEA]) — protein sequence MKLNKILKRLEIDDEGGPIPNRWMNNDIKPVEAGRRTWGFWMFHNFWILINSNISTYMTGSSLIANGLTWWQAVVAIVVGNLLVMIFVVLNSLPGIYYHLGFPVVNRYVWGLYGSQFVLWNRILLSLVWYAFQAWIGGECIYVCLQAIWPSLESRIPNHMPLSTGMTTANFVAYIVFMVISLPVIYVKPHKLQVFFYVSAATILIFEIVVLIWSILTMGETGFGDTMSDKDDGYSGWNIAFGIVSTIGSIAAGILNQNDYARFAKRPHDAILGQLISCPLYAIACSVIGILVTAATQERYGEALWNLPDLLSAVITHGGSRSRAAAFFGGAALAISQIGVNVPGNALSGGFDLAATFPKYINLRRGAYITALLSVVCNPWRLVNTATTFLSVLSSYSVFLGPMIGIMIASYLVVHRRRIKVEDLFPSQNPRDSIYWYSYGVNWRAGIAWICGTTPSLPGFVASVNTSVTVPIGLTHLYYICFLTGFIISAAVFCILHWVFPVPEVQRFVESAGSVQVFVREYREEWDGSAEGVEGVVRVGGGKI from the exons ATGAAGCTAAACAAAATACTCAAACGCCTCGAAATCGATGATGAAGGCGGTCCCATCCCAAACCGATGGATGAACAACGATATCAAGCCGGTTGAGGCCGGCCGTCGGACATGGGGATTCTGGATGTTTCATAACTTTT GGATTCTGATCAATTCGAATATCTCCACGTATATGACGGGCAGTTCGTTGATTGCAAATGGCTTGACCTGGTGGCAAGCTGTTGTTGCGATTGTGGTGGGCAATCTGTTGGTTATGATTTTTGTGGTCTTGAATTCGTTGCCGGGGATTTATTATCATC TTGGATTCCCGGTTGTCAATCGATATGTGTGGGGTCTGTATGGAAGCCAGTTCGTTCTGTGGAATCGGATACTTTTGTCACTTG TCTGGT ACGCCTTCCAAGCCTGGATCGGCGGCGAATGCATCTACGTCTGCCTCCAAGCAATCTGGCCCTCGCTCGAATCCCGAATCCCAAACCACATGCCATTATCCACCGGAATGACAACCGCCAATTTTGTCGCCTACATCGTCTTCATGGTGATTTCGTTGCCAGTTATATACGTCAAGCCGCACAAGTTGCAGGTTTTCTTCTACGTCTCCGCAGCTACCATCCTCATCTTTGAAATTGTTGTGCTTATCTGGTCCATCCTCACGATGGGCGAGACGGGCTTTGGTGATACCATGTCCGATAAGGATGATGGTTACTCCGGGTGGAATATTGCCTTTGGAATCGTGAGTACGATCGGTAGTATTGCGGCTGGTATTCTGAACCAGAATGATTACGCCCGATTTGCGAAACGGCCTCATGATGCTATCCTCGGGCAGCTGATTAGTTGTCCGCTGTACGCTATCGCATGCAGTGTCATCGGGATACTGGTCACGGCTGCTACGCAAGAGCGGTATGGTGAGGCGTTGTGGAATCTGCCTGATTTGCTGAGTGCGGTGATTACGCATGGAGGATCTCGTTCCCGCGCCGCGGCGTTCTTTGGTGGTGCTGCGTTGGCTATTTCGCAGATTGGGGTTAATGTTCCTGGGAATGCGCTGTCGGGGG GATTTGACCTCGCCGCTACATTCCCGAAATATATCAACCTTCGACGCGGTGCATACATAACAGCATTATTATCTGTGGTCTGCAATCCGTGGAGACTAGTTAACACGGCGACGACCTTCCTCTCCGTGCTCAGCAGTTACTCGGTATTCCTGGGCCCGATGATCGGAATTATGATTGCGTCGTATCTCGTCGTCCACCGGAGGAGAATCAAAGTGGAGGATCTATTTCCCTCTCAGAATCCGAGGGATAGTATATATTGGTATAGCTATGGAGTGAACTGGCGGGCTGGTATTGCG TGGATATGCGGCACAACGCCTTCCCTGCCTGGTTTCGTGGCGAGCGTCAATACAAGCGTTACAGTGCCTATCGGTCTCACACATCTGTATTATATATGCTTCTTGACGGGTTTCATTATCAGCGCGGCGGTTTTTTGTATATTGCACTGGGTGTTTCCGGTGCCGGAGGTGCAGAGATTCGTCGAGTCGGCAGGGTCAGTCCAAGTATTTGTTAGGGAGTATCGGGAGGAATGGGATGGTAGTGCTGAAGGAGTTGAGGGTGTCGTTAGGGTTGGGGGTGGAAAGATATAG
- a CDS encoding uncharacterized protein (COG:E;~EggNog:ENOG410PGKT;~InterPro:IPR008040,IPR043129;~PFAM:PF05378): MKIYRIGVDVGGTNTDAAIIDITATDTPSRGVCASSKTPTTPDVTTGIYTIIENVLTDTGIDRADVLSVAIGTTHFVNAVVQADERRLSRVAVVRLCGPFTRQVPPWADFPPTLKSIVGGPVYYLDGGMLDPSIHKFS; the protein is encoded by the exons ATGAAAATTTACCGCATCGGCGTCGATGTCGGCGGTACCAACACCGACGCCGCTATTATCGACATCACGGCCACGGATACACCATCCCGCGGTGTTTGCGCATCGAGTAAAACGCCCACTACTCCCGATGTAACGACAGGTATCTATACGATCATCGAAAATGTTTTGACAGACACAGGCATTGATCGTGCGGATGTGCTAAGTGTGGCGATTGGGACGACGCATTTTGTAAATGCGGTTGTGCAGGCTGATGAGAGGCGGTTAAGTCGGGTTGCTGTTGTTAGGCTGTGTGGGCCCTTTACTAGGCAG GTACCCCCATGGGCAGATTTTCCGCCGACTCTGAAGAGCATCGTAGGAGGTCCTGTATACTATCTTGACGGGGGTATGTTAGATCCATCAATCCATAAATTCAGTTAA
- a CDS encoding uncharacterized protein (COG:E;~EggNog:ENOG410PGKT;~InterPro:IPR002821,IPR010318,IPR027479,IPR043129;~PFAM:PF06032,PF01968;~go_function: GO:0016787 - hydrolase activity [Evidence IEA]): MDHRGLHEESCKRLMLELDPTLSVVCSHAIGGIGLLERENATILNASILTLARRTVGAFCRAMAQLRLECPLYLTQNDGTLTDAATAAELPIKTFASGPTNSMTGAAYLAGLDKGTASHLRSDTQVLIVDVGGTTSDVCGLLPSGFPRQAPNFVEVGGVRTAFSMPEVLSIGLGGGSRVVQDVTTGNVSVGPESVGHNLTSQAMVFGGNALTATDIVVASGAAEIGDSDRVQHLPSSLVTTARTQIKKLLERAVDDMKVSELPITLLLVGGGSVVQMDPLEGVAESITPPHHDSANAVGAAIAKVAGELDIIEVLADRDHKAVVEQAEKRAIEVAVARGADREDVQIMEVDQIPLQYVTNKATRLVIKAVGKLAPPDSDRAVTTGPVVNGFDDEELEQAEEHRNRPDAVSTVKHAAYMDIQTYRPDVRNGVWYLSPVDLEFIATGTGVLGTGGGGPSRLQCLHSLEYLRDPQFKGTMRVIAPESLADSDVCVFGSWYGAPSVSGERIPAGDELMTAIDFSVKISGHKHFEAIVADEIGGGNGLAAFPSSAYYDIPVVDGDLMGRAYPTIEHGTPYVYGHPIVPCAVADGKGNAAVVMQAESHRRIETMLRSQCVDLGNKVAVAATPLTGDVIKQYAIPNTVSQAWYIGRAIHQARKSKKNIIQAIFDTTPGKVLYTGKIIHVQRDISRGYTVGQCTIAPLRNDEKEVLTQSDITEETRNLVVPFQNEFLYAGYADPANPERELDIICTVPDLISILGTDGEAIGSPELRYGLKVSVIAMAAHPLWTGDERGLRIGGPEGFGLDMPWKKLGEYQKPRSVVEEFNNR, encoded by the exons ATGGACCACCGCGGTCTTCACGAGGAATCTTGCAAGAGACTAATGCTCGAACTCGATCCGACGCTGTCGGTCGTATGTTCTCATGCAATCGGGGGTATTGGACTCTTGGAGCGTGAGAATGCGACTATTCTCAATGCTTCGATTCTTACATTGGCCCGACGAACTGTGGGTGCTTTTTGTCGGGCTATGGCACAGCTTCGCCTGGAGTGTCCGCTTTATCTCACTCAGAACGATGGCACTCTGACAGATGCTGCGACCGCCGCGGAGCTGCCTATCAAGACCTTTGCTAGCGGTCCTACGAATAGCATGACCGGTGCAGCATATCTAGCCGGTCTGGATAAAGGCACCGCGAGCCACTTGCGTTCTGACACCCAAGTCCTCATCGTGGATGTTGGCGGCACGACAAGCGATGTATGTGGGCTACTTCCTTCTGGCTTTCCGCGTCAGGCACCTAACTTTGTTGAAGTTGGGGGTGTGCGGACGGCATTCTCTATGCCAGAGGTGTTGTCCATTGGTCTTGGAGGGGGGAGCCGAGTAGTCCAAGATGTGACCACGGGAAATGTGAGCGTGGGACCGGAGTCTGTTGGCCATAACCTCACCAGCCAAGCGATGGTCTTCGGGGGCAATGCATTGACAGCCACTGATATCGTCGTCGCATCGGGTGCAGCAGAAATCGGTGACTCGGACAGAGTCCAGCATCTTCCGTCTTCGCTGGTTACTACCGCACGAACACAAATCAAGAAATTACTCGAACGCGCTGTGGATGACATGAAAGTTTCAGAACTACCTATCACTCTACTCCTAGTCGGAGGCGGCTCCGTAGTCCAAATGGATCCTCTGGAAGGAGTAGCGGAATCCATAACCCCTCCACATCACGACTCGGCCAATGCAGTAGGTGCAGCTATTGCAAAGGTTGCTGGTGAGCTTGATATCATCGAGGTCCTGGCGGATCGTGATCATAAGGCGGTGGTTGAGCAGGCCGAGAAGAGAGCTATAGAAGTGGCAGTGGCCAGAGGTGCAGACCGAGAAGATGTCCAGATTATGGAGGTTGACCAAATCCCGCTACAGTATGTCACTAACAAGGCTACGCGATTGGTTATCAAAGCTGTTGGGAAGCTGGCGCCGCCAGATTCTGACCGCGCTGTTACCACTGGTCCAGTTGTGAATGGCTTCGATGACGAGGAACTTGAGcaagctgaagaacaccgGAACAGGCCGGATGCTGTGTCTACTGTCAAACATGCAGCATACATGGACATCCAAACCTACCGTCCAGACGTCCGGAATGGAGTCTGGTATCTCTCACCTGTCGACCTCGAATTCATCGCCACTGGTACAGGCGTCTTGGGCACAGGAGGAGGCGGCCCATCTCGTCTACAATGTCTCCATAGTCTAGAATACCTCCGCGATCCACAATTCAAAGGAACAATGCGAGTCATCGCACCAGAAAGCCTTGCTGACTCGGACGTCTGCGTATTCGGCTCGTGGTACGGAGCACCAAGCGTCTCTGGCGAACGAATACCAGCCGGCGATGAGTTGATGACGGCTATTGACTTCTCGGTCAAGATATCTGGTCACAAGCATTTTGAAGCAATCGTGGCGGATGAAATAGGGGGTGGGAATGGGTTGGCCGCGTTTCCGTCGAGTGCTTATTATGATATTCCtgtggtggatggggatttGATGGGTCGTGCTTATCCGACTATTGAGCATG GCACGCCGTATGTTTATGGCCATCCGATCGTTCCTTGTGCAGTCGCGGACGGCAAGGGAAATGCAGCTGTAGTCATG CAAGCGGAATCGCACCGCCGAATCGAGACAATGCTCAGATCGCAATGCGTGGACTTGGGAAACAAGGTGGCTGTCGCTGCCACTCCGTTGACTGGCGACGTGATCAAGCAATATGCAATTCCTAACACGGTGTCGCAAGCATGGTACATCGGACGTGCTATCCACCAAGCACGGAAGTcgaagaagaatatcatccaagCTATT TTCGATACGACCCCCGGCAAAGTCCTCTACACGGGCAAAATCATCCACGTGCAGCGCGACATAAGTCGAGGGTACACAGTCGGCCAATGCACGATAGCACCTCTTCGCAATGATGAAAAAGAGGTCCTCACTCAGTCCGATATCACCGAAGAGACCCGCAATCTGGTCGTGCCATTTCAGAATGAATTTCTGTACGCGGGATACGCAGATCCAGCAAATCCAGAGAGAGAACTGGACATTATCTGCACAGTACCAGATCTTATCTCCATTCTAGGAACTGATGGCGAGGCCATTGGATCTCCGGAGCTGCGATACGGACTCAAAGTCAGTGTGATTGCCATGGCAGCTCATCCGCTGTGGACAGGCGACGAAAGGGGTTTGCGCATAGGAGGCCCCGAGGGATTTGGCCTGGACATGCCATGGAAGAAACTGGGCGAATACCAAAAACCAAGGAGTGTAGTAGAAGAGTTCAACAACAGATAA
- a CDS encoding uncharacterized protein (COG:U;~EggNog:ENOG410QE2V;~InterPro:IPR020846,IPR011701,IPR036259;~PFAM:PF07690;~TransMembrane:14 (i121-139o159-176i188-208o214-239i251-273o279-299i319-337o349-367i388-409o421-440i452-470o476-503i515-537o557-576i);~go_function: GO:0022857 - transmembrane transporter activity [Evidence IEA];~go_process: GO:0055085 - transmembrane transport [Evidence IEA]) — protein sequence MSLGPRIELPSGRTSPSLSTTPATPATGTQTPDPLLGQSAKNHTVDADTLAQSVSRMQQPENEAYELEHRRRKPSHAVEFTETDTATATGAEQHANEAGTPSPPSGSQGIPPELRNFTSEIILVMVCSAGLMFFSFLLGDILVVQQQFRSALGIKNTELPWLVGAFNVANGLSVVVSGSLTDLTPPKLLMVGAFAWLMVWNIVGAFSLHQSRYVLFFVMRAMQGLAIGVLVSGSMSILGRVYKPGIRKNRVFSAMSAMAPFGFSLGALQGGALKAHLPWIFGTNAILTGLCCIAAWFTIPPLRPVADSADKEAPTLRQFDWVGAVFAVVGCVCLLFGLTQGSVTSWSPYTYAMVVIGILALIAFFFYESRVARPLIPTSLWKTKGFTPLMIAYFLGFGSYFGAWQFYAIQFWLRIQHATPIAVALYHIPNAIVGVLATWLVSRTLHILPGHYIYTTSMIAFTMGPAFFLPQTPNTIYWALSLPGVALVTFGPDLAFAAASIFITSNVKRSYQGSAGSLLVTNQNLSSAILTSVADAIGAKVDLGPTGEVGLKGLRAIWWFALATQLTAALITVVWVRIPKEEEKEHVT from the coding sequence ATGTCGCTAGGACCGCGGATTGAACTACCCTCTGGTCGCACATCGCCGTCGCTGTCGACCACCCCCGCGACACCAGCTACCGGCACGCAAACCCCCGATCCATTACTGGGCCAGAGTGCTAAGAATCACACCGTGGACGCTGATACACTGGCGCAGAGCGTGTCTCGCATGCAACAGCCTGAGAACGAAGCTTACGAGCTCGAGCATCGCCGACGAAAGCCATCGCACGCTGTCGAATTCACAGAGACCGATACAGCTACCGCTACGGGCGCAGAGCAACATGCAAATGAAGCCGGCACGCCATCGCCGCCGAGCGGATCGCAAGGCATTCCTCCAGAACTACGCAATTTCACCTCCGAGATAATCTTGGTCATGGTCTGCTCGGCCGGACTCATGTTCTTCTCGTTCCTGTTGGGCGATATACTAgtggtgcagcagcaattccgGTCCGCGCTGGGAATCAAGAACACGGAACTGCCGTGGCTGGTCGGCGCGTTCAACGTCGCCAATGGCTTGTCGGTCGTGGTCTCAGGATCCCTAACGGACCTTACACCGCCGAAACTGCTCATGGTGGGTGCGTTCGCGTGGCTGATGGTGTGGAACATCGTGGGCGCGTTCTCGCTGCATCAATCGCGGTATGTGTTGTTTTTTGTGATGCGTGCGATGCAGGGCCTGGCCATTGGCGTGCTTGTCTCAGGAAGTATGAGCATCCTGGGCCGGGTGTACAAACCCGGAATTCGCAAGAATAGGGTATTCTCGGCCATGTCAGCGATGGCACCGTTCGGATTCTCGCTGGGCGCGCTGCAGGGGGGTGCATTGAAGGCGCATCTGCCGTGGATCTTCGGGACCAATGCCATTCTCACAGGATTGTGCTGCATCGCTGCATGGTTCACAATCCCACCGCTGCGACCAGTCGCTGACTCTGCTGACAAGGAAGCACCCACGCTGCGACAATTCGACTGGGTCGGCGCAGTCTTTGCGGTGGTGGGATGTGTATGCCTCCTCTTCGGCCTGACGCAGGGATCCGTGACCTCCTGGTCCCCATACACCTACGCCATGGTCGTCATCGGCATCCTCGCACTAATCgcctttttcttctacgaATCCCGCGTCGCCCGCCCACTAATCCCAACCAGCCTCTGGAAAACCAAAGGTTTCACCCCGCTGATGATCGCCTACTTCCTGGGTTTCGGCTCCTACTTCGGCGCATGGCAGTTCTACGCAATCCAATTCTGGTTGCGCATCCAGCACGCGACCCCCATCGCAGTGGCCCTCTACCACATTCCCAACGCCATCGTCGGCGTGCTGGCAACCTGGCTCGTCAGCCGCACCCTGCACATCCTCCCCGGCCACTACATCTATACCACCTCCATGATCGCATTCACCATGGGGCCGGCGTTCTTCCTCCCCCAGACCCCCAACACGATCTACTGGGCTCTCTCCCTCCCGGGCGTGGCATTAGTAACCTTCGGTCCGGATCTGGCCTTCGCGGCGGCCTCGATTTTCATCACCAGCAACGTAAAGCGCTCCTATCAGGGTAGCGCGGGGAGTCTCCTAGTCACGAATCAGAACCTCTCCTCTGCAATTCTGACAAGTGTCGCTGATGCGATCGGCGCAAAGGTCGATCTGGGACCAACGGGGGAAGTCGGGTTGAAGGGGTTGCGGGCGATATGGTGGTTTGCGCTGGCGACGCAGTTGACTGCGGCGTTGATTACGGTGGTTTGGGTGCGGATTccgaaggaggaggagaaggagcatGTCACCTAG
- a CDS encoding ankyrin repeat domain-containing protein (COG:M;~EggNog:ENOG410PG00;~InterPro:IPR002110,IPR036770,IPR020683;~PFAM:PF13857,PF12796,PF00023,PF13637,PF13606;~go_function: GO:0005515 - protein binding [Evidence IEA]) — protein MALLDLPPDLLLAIADFLPESALNALLQTNSSLYFLNATLYQYNVRYSHSNALLWASLYGHEPVIRRLLSHNADVNTTTIRRGPRRGIRRNKNAMRSMADALERAEKKSNCVTSLASPLVHAAAGGYVDIMELLIQHGADIHATTLTNTNTTLRKPKRLTPCHCLSTPIMTAAHHGHVPAIELLIHHGVDINVPQAACNSPLSLAAINGHIPAVRALLLHGADVNTIRRGTTPLVKAIQANQLDAIRVLINEGNADLTITSNHPQLFTPLFWAVSQNNPAIISLLLNHAPAEIERQDAIGRTPLAFAVWEERIEAIECLLSYGADINAANRVGQTPLWWAVLSNSIPATKTLLTHDADTSVLAPLDNEDEVMPVLLAAMKRFHYGLVEVLLEHGIDPNCLSVSLSGQRDKEVTPLSLAVEYREVELVRMLLQHGADPNARGGRRESTLLDHAIAAGNVCIATMLLDHGADPNALVKLSGKRKGKVSPLCSSLKCRQFAIARCLVDHGANVTEPGLLVKAVGREDVGLTMAMLQHGAREGINQALNLARFKKDGILEQLLTL, from the coding sequence ATGGCGCTCCTCGATCTCCCCCCAGACCTCCTTCTCGCCATCGCCGACTTTCTCCCCGAATCTGCCTTGAACGCTCTCCTCCAGACCAACTCCTCGTTATACTTCCTCAACGCTACACTCTACCAATACAATGTTCGCTATTCGCATAGTAATGCCTTGCTCTGGGCATCGCTATACGGCCACGAGCCCGTCATCCGCAGATTACTCTCCCACAACGCCGACGTAAATACCACGACCATCCGGCGCGGCCCCCGACGAGGAAtaagaagaaacaaaaacgCCATGAGATCAATGGCAGATGCGCTGGAGcgagcagaaaagaaatccaACTGCGTCACCTCATTAGCATCACCGCTTGTCCATGCAGCGGCAGGCGGATACGTCGATATCATGGAGTTATTAATCCAGCACGGCGCGGATATCCACGCAACAACACTTACCAACACAAACACGACATTAAGAAAACCGAAGAGGTTAACACCATGTCATTGCCTTAGCACACCGATAATGACAGCCGCGCACCACGGCCACGTACCCGCAATCGAACTCCTCATACACCACGGCGTGGATATCAACGTCCCGCAAGCTGCATGTAACAGCCCACTAAGTCTCGCTGCTATCAACGGACACATCCCAGCGGTACGAGCGCTCCTCCTTCACGGCGCAGACGTGAACACAATCCGCAGGGGTACAACACCACTCGTCAAAGCAATCCAAGCCAACCAACTCGACGCCATCCGCGTCCTCATCAACGAGGGGAACGCAGATCTCACGATCACAAGCAACCACCCACAACTATTCACCCCGCTATTCTGGGCAGTCAGCCAGAATAATCCCgccatcatctccctcctGCTCAACCACGCCCCGGCAGAAATCGAACGACAAGACGCCATCGGCCGAACACCCCTCGCGTTCGCAGTCTGGGAAGAGCGCATCGAAGCTATCGAATGTCTCTTATCTTATGGCGCAGACATCAATGCCGCAAATCGCGTCGGCCAGACGCCATTATGGTGGGCGGTTTTGTCGAATAGTATCCCCGCGACAAAAACGCTGTTAACGCATGATGCAGATACGAGTGTTCTAGCTCCCTTGGATAACGAGGATGAAGTTATGCCGGTTCTTTTAGCAGCCATGAAGAGGTTCCATTATGGACTGGTGGAGGTTCTGCTTGAGCATGGCATTGACCCGAACTGTCTGTCTGTTTCGCTTTCGGGGCAGAGAGACAAGGAGGTGACGCCGCTTTCTTTGGCTGTGGAATATCGGGAGGTTGAACTTGTGAGGATGCTTCTGCAGCATGGCGCGGATCCGAATGCGCGGGGTGGACGGCGCGAGTCGACGCTTTTAGATCATGCCATCGCCGCAGGAAATGTATGCATCGCGACGATGCTGCTCGACCATGGGGCGGACCCGAATGCCCTTGTCAAACTATCTGGAAAGCGCAAGGGGAAGGTTTCACCGTTGTGTTCCTCGCTCAAGTGTCGGCAGTTTGCCATTGCGCGGTGTTTAGTTGACCATGGCGCTAATGTGACTGAGCCGGGGTTATTGGTGAAAGCTGTTGGTAGAGAAGACGTGGGATTAACCATGGCGATGCTGCAGCACGGAGCTCGAGAAGGCATTAACCAGGCATTGAACTTGGCCAGGTTCAAAAAGGACGGCATCCTCGAGCAATTGCTCACTCTATGA